The following proteins come from a genomic window of Mucinivorans hirudinis:
- a CDS encoding transposase, with protein sequence MRDKALSQLRSGESLTGKDGAFAPLLKEFLEAALDGEMAAHLDEAERQQGNKRNGRGSKRVKTMAGEIEIDTPQDRHSSFTPEILRKRETILADNMSSNIISLYGMGMSLRDISAHIEEMYDVEISHNTLSEIIERIVPKVKEWQSRPLESMYTIVWLDAMHYKVKDGGRTESRAVYNVLAVNKDGRKELIGMYVSESEGANFWLSVLTDLKARGMKDVLIACIDNLTGFAEAIATIFPQVIIQSCIVHQIRNSLKYIASKDQKEFMGDLKTVYQAPTLDLAELNLDKLEDKWGQKYPVVIGSWRRNWDKLSAYFAYDEHIRRLTYTTNAVEGFHRQARKVTKTKGVFPNDMALMKLLYLVAP encoded by the coding sequence ATGCGTGATAAGGCATTATCTCAGCTTCGGAGTGGGGAGTCACTCACGGGCAAAGATGGGGCATTTGCTCCACTGTTGAAAGAATTTTTAGAAGCCGCTTTGGATGGCGAAATGGCAGCTCATCTGGACGAGGCGGAACGCCAGCAAGGCAACAAGCGTAACGGTCGAGGAAGCAAACGAGTCAAAACGATGGCGGGTGAGATTGAAATAGATACACCTCAGGATCGTCATAGCAGTTTTACACCCGAGATTCTCAGGAAACGGGAGACCATTTTGGCGGATAATATGTCCTCCAATATCATCAGTTTGTATGGTATGGGTATGAGCCTGAGGGATATATCTGCTCATATCGAAGAGATGTATGACGTTGAGATATCGCACAATACGTTGAGTGAAATCATCGAACGTATAGTTCCCAAGGTCAAGGAGTGGCAAAGTCGTCCTTTGGAGTCGATGTACACTATCGTTTGGCTCGATGCGATGCACTACAAGGTCAAAGATGGTGGACGTACCGAGAGTCGAGCCGTTTATAATGTACTGGCAGTCAATAAGGATGGTCGCAAAGAGTTAATCGGGATGTATGTATCTGAGAGTGAGGGAGCGAACTTCTGGTTGAGTGTATTGACCGATTTGAAAGCACGTGGGATGAAAGATGTTTTGATTGCCTGCATTGACAACCTTACGGGCTTTGCCGAGGCAATCGCCACCATTTTCCCGCAAGTAATCATTCAGAGCTGCATCGTTCATCAAATCCGCAACTCATTGAAATACATTGCGTCCAAAGACCAAAAGGAGTTTATGGGTGATTTGAAGACTGTCTATCAAGCTCCCACTCTGGATTTAGCCGAACTGAATCTTGATAAATTGGAGGATAAATGGGGGCAGAAATACCCTGTTGTTATAGGCTCGTGGCGACGAAATTGGGATAAGCTTAGTGCCTATTTTGCTTATGATGAGCATATTCGCAGACTTACTTACACAACTAATGCTGTTGAAGGATTTCATCGTCAGGCACGGAAAGTGACCAAGACAAAGGGAGTTTTCCCTAATGATATGGCATTGATGAAGTTACTCTACTTAGTCGCCCCTTAA
- a CDS encoding transposase — protein sequence MKEFLEAALDGEMAAHLDEAERRQGNKRNGRGSKRVKTMAGEIEIETPQDRHSSFTPEILRKRETILGDCNLNSVQKHLPLYY from the coding sequence TTGAAAGAATTTTTAGAAGCCGCCTTGGATGGCGAAATGGCAGCTCATCTCGACGAGGCGGAACGCCGGCAAGGCAACAAGCGTAACGGTCGAGGAAGCAAACGAGTCAAAACGATGGCGGGTGAGATTGAAATAGAGACACCTCAGGATCGTCATAGCAGTTTTACACCCGAGATTCTCAGGAAACGGGAGACCATTTTGGGAGACTGTAATCTGAACTCTGTCCAAAAACACTTACCTTTGTATTATTGA